Proteins encoded in a region of the Mesoflavibacter profundi genome:
- a CDS encoding acyl-CoA thioesterase: protein MKPDEIEIRVRYAETDQMGVVHHGNYALYLEMARIEWLRKLGISYKNMEENGIGLPVVSLAINFKKSAVYDDVIKVKTQLKKQPTALVEFEYKLTNQNDELLCTAEVVLAFIDMTTKRPTRPPKYFLEALRN from the coding sequence GTTAGATATGCAGAAACCGATCAAATGGGTGTTGTTCATCACGGTAATTATGCGCTATATCTAGAGATGGCTAGAATTGAATGGTTGCGTAAACTCGGTATTTCTTATAAAAACATGGAAGAAAATGGTATAGGTTTACCAGTAGTCTCTTTAGCTATAAATTTTAAAAAATCAGCTGTTTATGATGATGTTATTAAAGTAAAAACTCAACTTAAAAAACAGCCTACTGCTTTAGTAGAATTTGAGTATAAATTAACTAATCAAAACGACGAATTATTATGTACTGCAGAAGTCGTTTTAGCATTTATAGACATGACAACAAAACGACCAACGCGACCGCCAAAATATTTTTTAGAAGCCTTAAGAAATTAG